A stretch of the Pongo pygmaeus isolate AG05252 chromosome 16, NHGRI_mPonPyg2-v2.0_pri, whole genome shotgun sequence genome encodes the following:
- the STOML1 gene encoding stomatin-like protein 1 isoform X3, giving the protein MPDAPQSWPSCLCHGLISFLGFLLLLVTFPISGWFALKIVPTYERMIVFRLGRIRTPQGPGMVLLLPFIDSFQRVDLRTRAFNVPPCKLASKDGAVLSVGADVQFRIWDPVLSVMTVKDLNTATRMTAQNAMTKALLKRPLREIQMEKLKISDQLLLEINDVTRAWGLEVDRVELAVEAVLQPPQDSPAGPNLDSTLQHLALHFLGGSMNSVAGGAPSLGPADTVEMVSEVEPPAPQVGARSSPKQPLAEGLLTALQPFLSEALVSQVGACYQFNVVLPSGTQSTYFLDLTTGRGRVGHGVPDGIPDVVVEMAEADLQALLCRELRPLGAYMSGRLKVKGDLAMAMKLEAVLRALK; this is encoded by the exons ATGCCAG ATGCACCCCAGAGCTGGCCCTCCTGCCTCTGTCATGGCCTCATCAGTTTCCTGGGGTTCTTGCTGCTGTTGGTCACCTTCCCCATTTCCGGCTGGTTTGCCCTGAAG ATTGTGCCCACCTACGAGCGGATGATCGTGTTCCGTCTGGGCCGGATCCGCACCCCCCAGGGACCTGGCATGGTTCTGCTCTTGCCCTTCATTGACTCCTTTCAGAGGGTGGATCTGAGGACACGAGCCTTCAACGTCCCTCCCTGCAAG CTGGCCTCTAAGGACGGGGCTGTGCTGTCCGTGGGAGCCGATGTCCAGTTTCGCATCTGGGACCCGGTGCTGTCGGTGATGACTGTGAAAGACCTGAACACAGCCACACGCATGACAGCCCAGAACGCCATGACCAAGGCCCTGCTCAAGAGGCCGCTGCGGGAGATCCAGATGGAGAAGCTCAAGATCAGCGACCAGCTTCTG CTGGAGATCAACGATGTGACCAGGGCCTGGGGGCTGGAGGTAGACCGCGTGGAGCTGGCGGTGGAGGCCGTGCTCCAGCCGCCCCAGGACAGCCCAGCTGGGCCCAACCTGGACAGCACCCTCCAGCACCTGGCCCTGCACTTCCTGGGAGGAAGCATGAACTCAGTGGCAGGAGGTGCCCCATCCCTGGGGCCAG CAGACACCGTGGAGATGGTGAGTGAAGTTGAGCCACCTGCCCCTCAAGTTGGTGCCAGGTCCAGTCCGAAGCAGCCTCTGGCAGAGGGGCTACTGACTGCTCTACAGCCCTTCCTGTCTGAGGCCCTGGTCAGCCAAGTCGGGGCCTGCTACCAGTTCAATGTCGTCCTGCCCAGCGGCACCCAGAGCACCTACTTCCTGGACCTCACTACAG GACGAGGAAGAGTGGGACACGGGGTGCCTGATGGCATCCCTGATGTGGTGGTGGAGATGGCTGAGGCAGACCTGCAGGCCCTGCTGTGCAGAGAGCTGCGGCCCCTGGGGGCCTACATGAGCGGACGGCTGAAGGTGAAGGGCGACCTGGCTATGGCCATGAAGCTGGAGGCTGTCCTCAGGGCCCTGAAGTAG
- the STOML1 gene encoding stomatin-like protein 1 isoform X4, translating into MPDAPQSWPSCLCHGLISFLGFLLLLVTFPISGWFALKIVPTYERMIVFRLGRIRTPQGPGMVLLLPFIDSFQRVDLRTRAFNVPPCKLASKDGAVLSVGADVQFRIWDPVLSVMTVKDLNTATRMTAQNAMTKALLKRPLREIQMEKLKISDQLLLEINDVTRAWGLEVDRVELAVEAVLQPPQDSPAGPNLDSTLQHLALHFLGGSMNSVAGGAPSLGPDTVEMVSEVEPPAPQVGARSSPKQPLAEGLLTALQPFLSEALVSQVGACYQFNVVLPSGTQSTYFLDLTTGRGRVGHGVPDGIPDVVVEMAEADLQALLCRELRPLGAYMSGRLKVKGDLAMAMKLEAVLRALK; encoded by the exons ATGCCAG ATGCACCCCAGAGCTGGCCCTCCTGCCTCTGTCATGGCCTCATCAGTTTCCTGGGGTTCTTGCTGCTGTTGGTCACCTTCCCCATTTCCGGCTGGTTTGCCCTGAAG ATTGTGCCCACCTACGAGCGGATGATCGTGTTCCGTCTGGGCCGGATCCGCACCCCCCAGGGACCTGGCATGGTTCTGCTCTTGCCCTTCATTGACTCCTTTCAGAGGGTGGATCTGAGGACACGAGCCTTCAACGTCCCTCCCTGCAAG CTGGCCTCTAAGGACGGGGCTGTGCTGTCCGTGGGAGCCGATGTCCAGTTTCGCATCTGGGACCCGGTGCTGTCGGTGATGACTGTGAAAGACCTGAACACAGCCACACGCATGACAGCCCAGAACGCCATGACCAAGGCCCTGCTCAAGAGGCCGCTGCGGGAGATCCAGATGGAGAAGCTCAAGATCAGCGACCAGCTTCTG CTGGAGATCAACGATGTGACCAGGGCCTGGGGGCTGGAGGTAGACCGCGTGGAGCTGGCGGTGGAGGCCGTGCTCCAGCCGCCCCAGGACAGCCCAGCTGGGCCCAACCTGGACAGCACCCTCCAGCACCTGGCCCTGCACTTCCTGGGAGGAAGCATGAACTCAGTGGCAGGAGGTGCCCCATCCCTGGGGCCAG ACACCGTGGAGATGGTGAGTGAAGTTGAGCCACCTGCCCCTCAAGTTGGTGCCAGGTCCAGTCCGAAGCAGCCTCTGGCAGAGGGGCTACTGACTGCTCTACAGCCCTTCCTGTCTGAGGCCCTGGTCAGCCAAGTCGGGGCCTGCTACCAGTTCAATGTCGTCCTGCCCAGCGGCACCCAGAGCACCTACTTCCTGGACCTCACTACAG GACGAGGAAGAGTGGGACACGGGGTGCCTGATGGCATCCCTGATGTGGTGGTGGAGATGGCTGAGGCAGACCTGCAGGCCCTGCTGTGCAGAGAGCTGCGGCCCCTGGGGGCCTACATGAGCGGACGGCTGAAGGTGAAGGGCGACCTGGCTATGGCCATGAAGCTGGAGGCTGTCCTCAGGGCCCTGAAGTAG
- the STOML1 gene encoding stomatin-like protein 1 isoform X2 produces MLGRSGYRALPLGDFDRFQQSSFGFLGSQKGCLSPERGGVGTGADAPQSWPSCLCHGLISFLGFLLLLVTFPISGWFALKIVPTYERMIVFRLGRIRTPQGPGMVLLLPFIDSFQRVDLRTRAFNVPPCKLASKDGAVLSVGADVQFRIWDPVLSVMTVKDLNTATRMTAQNAMTKALLKRPLREIQMEKLKISDQLLLEINDVTRAWGLEVDRVELAVEAVLQPPQDSPAGPNLDSTLQHLALHFLGGSMNSVAGGAPSLGPDTVEMVSEVEPPAPQVGARSSPKQPLAEGLLTALQPFLSEALVSQVGACYQFNVVLPSGTQSTYFLDLTTGRGRVGHGVPDGIPDVVVEMAEADLQALLCRELRPLGAYMSGRLKVKGDLAMAMKLEAVLRALK; encoded by the exons ATGCTCGGCAGGTCTGGGTACCGGGCGCTGCCACTGGGGGATTTTGACCGCTTCCAGCAGTCGAGCTTCGGCTTTCTGGGCTCGCAGAAGGGCTGCTTGTCCCCGGAGCGGGGCGGCGTGGGGACGGGGGCCG ATGCACCCCAGAGCTGGCCCTCCTGCCTCTGTCATGGCCTCATCAGTTTCCTGGGGTTCTTGCTGCTGTTGGTCACCTTCCCCATTTCCGGCTGGTTTGCCCTGAAG ATTGTGCCCACCTACGAGCGGATGATCGTGTTCCGTCTGGGCCGGATCCGCACCCCCCAGGGACCTGGCATGGTTCTGCTCTTGCCCTTCATTGACTCCTTTCAGAGGGTGGATCTGAGGACACGAGCCTTCAACGTCCCTCCCTGCAAG CTGGCCTCTAAGGACGGGGCTGTGCTGTCCGTGGGAGCCGATGTCCAGTTTCGCATCTGGGACCCGGTGCTGTCGGTGATGACTGTGAAAGACCTGAACACAGCCACACGCATGACAGCCCAGAACGCCATGACCAAGGCCCTGCTCAAGAGGCCGCTGCGGGAGATCCAGATGGAGAAGCTCAAGATCAGCGACCAGCTTCTG CTGGAGATCAACGATGTGACCAGGGCCTGGGGGCTGGAGGTAGACCGCGTGGAGCTGGCGGTGGAGGCCGTGCTCCAGCCGCCCCAGGACAGCCCAGCTGGGCCCAACCTGGACAGCACCCTCCAGCACCTGGCCCTGCACTTCCTGGGAGGAAGCATGAACTCAGTGGCAGGAGGTGCCCCATCCCTGGGGCCAG ACACCGTGGAGATGGTGAGTGAAGTTGAGCCACCTGCCCCTCAAGTTGGTGCCAGGTCCAGTCCGAAGCAGCCTCTGGCAGAGGGGCTACTGACTGCTCTACAGCCCTTCCTGTCTGAGGCCCTGGTCAGCCAAGTCGGGGCCTGCTACCAGTTCAATGTCGTCCTGCCCAGCGGCACCCAGAGCACCTACTTCCTGGACCTCACTACAG GACGAGGAAGAGTGGGACACGGGGTGCCTGATGGCATCCCTGATGTGGTGGTGGAGATGGCTGAGGCAGACCTGCAGGCCCTGCTGTGCAGAGAGCTGCGGCCCCTGGGGGCCTACATGAGCGGACGGCTGAAGGTGAAGGGCGACCTGGCTATGGCCATGAAGCTGGAGGCTGTCCTCAGGGCCCTGAAGTAG
- the STOML1 gene encoding stomatin-like protein 1 isoform X5 yields MLGRSGYRALPLGDFDRFQQSSFGFLGSQKGCLSPERGGVGTGADAPQSWPSCLCHGLISFLGFLLLLVTFPISGWFALKIVPTYERMIVFRLGRIRTPQGPGMVLLLPFIDSFQRVDLRTRAFNVPPCKLASKDGAVLSVGADVQFRIWDPVLSVMTVKDLNTATRMTAQNAMTKALLKRPLREIQMEKLKISDQLLLEINDVTRAWGLEVDRVELAVEAVLQPPQDSPAGPNLDSTLQHLALHFLGGSMNSVAGGAPSLGPGRGRVGHGVPDGIPDVVVEMAEADLQALLCRELRPLGAYMSGRLKVKGDLAMAMKLEAVLRALK; encoded by the exons ATGCTCGGCAGGTCTGGGTACCGGGCGCTGCCACTGGGGGATTTTGACCGCTTCCAGCAGTCGAGCTTCGGCTTTCTGGGCTCGCAGAAGGGCTGCTTGTCCCCGGAGCGGGGCGGCGTGGGGACGGGGGCCG ATGCACCCCAGAGCTGGCCCTCCTGCCTCTGTCATGGCCTCATCAGTTTCCTGGGGTTCTTGCTGCTGTTGGTCACCTTCCCCATTTCCGGCTGGTTTGCCCTGAAG ATTGTGCCCACCTACGAGCGGATGATCGTGTTCCGTCTGGGCCGGATCCGCACCCCCCAGGGACCTGGCATGGTTCTGCTCTTGCCCTTCATTGACTCCTTTCAGAGGGTGGATCTGAGGACACGAGCCTTCAACGTCCCTCCCTGCAAG CTGGCCTCTAAGGACGGGGCTGTGCTGTCCGTGGGAGCCGATGTCCAGTTTCGCATCTGGGACCCGGTGCTGTCGGTGATGACTGTGAAAGACCTGAACACAGCCACACGCATGACAGCCCAGAACGCCATGACCAAGGCCCTGCTCAAGAGGCCGCTGCGGGAGATCCAGATGGAGAAGCTCAAGATCAGCGACCAGCTTCTG CTGGAGATCAACGATGTGACCAGGGCCTGGGGGCTGGAGGTAGACCGCGTGGAGCTGGCGGTGGAGGCCGTGCTCCAGCCGCCCCAGGACAGCCCAGCTGGGCCCAACCTGGACAGCACCCTCCAGCACCTGGCCCTGCACTTCCTGGGAGGAAGCATGAACTCAGTGGCAGGAGGTGCCCCATCCCTGGGGCCAG GACGAGGAAGAGTGGGACACGGGGTGCCTGATGGCATCCCTGATGTGGTGGTGGAGATGGCTGAGGCAGACCTGCAGGCCCTGCTGTGCAGAGAGCTGCGGCCCCTGGGGGCCTACATGAGCGGACGGCTGAAGGTGAAGGGCGACCTGGCTATGGCCATGAAGCTGGAGGCTGTCCTCAGGGCCCTGAAGTAG
- the STOML1 gene encoding stomatin-like protein 1 isoform X1 gives MLGRSGYRALPLGDFDRFQQSSFGFLGSQKGCLSPERGGVGTGADAPQSWPSCLCHGLISFLGFLLLLVTFPISGWFALKIVPTYERMIVFRLGRIRTPQGPGMVLLLPFIDSFQRVDLRTRAFNVPPCKLASKDGAVLSVGADVQFRIWDPVLSVMTVKDLNTATRMTAQNAMTKALLKRPLREIQMEKLKISDQLLLEINDVTRAWGLEVDRVELAVEAVLQPPQDSPAGPNLDSTLQHLALHFLGGSMNSVAGGAPSLGPADTVEMVSEVEPPAPQVGARSSPKQPLAEGLLTALQPFLSEALVSQVGACYQFNVVLPSGTQSTYFLDLTTGRGRVGHGVPDGIPDVVVEMAEADLQALLCRELRPLGAYMSGRLKVKGDLAMAMKLEAVLRALK, from the exons ATGCTCGGCAGGTCTGGGTACCGGGCGCTGCCACTGGGGGATTTTGACCGCTTCCAGCAGTCGAGCTTCGGCTTTCTGGGCTCGCAGAAGGGCTGCTTGTCCCCGGAGCGGGGCGGCGTGGGGACGGGGGCCG ATGCACCCCAGAGCTGGCCCTCCTGCCTCTGTCATGGCCTCATCAGTTTCCTGGGGTTCTTGCTGCTGTTGGTCACCTTCCCCATTTCCGGCTGGTTTGCCCTGAAG ATTGTGCCCACCTACGAGCGGATGATCGTGTTCCGTCTGGGCCGGATCCGCACCCCCCAGGGACCTGGCATGGTTCTGCTCTTGCCCTTCATTGACTCCTTTCAGAGGGTGGATCTGAGGACACGAGCCTTCAACGTCCCTCCCTGCAAG CTGGCCTCTAAGGACGGGGCTGTGCTGTCCGTGGGAGCCGATGTCCAGTTTCGCATCTGGGACCCGGTGCTGTCGGTGATGACTGTGAAAGACCTGAACACAGCCACACGCATGACAGCCCAGAACGCCATGACCAAGGCCCTGCTCAAGAGGCCGCTGCGGGAGATCCAGATGGAGAAGCTCAAGATCAGCGACCAGCTTCTG CTGGAGATCAACGATGTGACCAGGGCCTGGGGGCTGGAGGTAGACCGCGTGGAGCTGGCGGTGGAGGCCGTGCTCCAGCCGCCCCAGGACAGCCCAGCTGGGCCCAACCTGGACAGCACCCTCCAGCACCTGGCCCTGCACTTCCTGGGAGGAAGCATGAACTCAGTGGCAGGAGGTGCCCCATCCCTGGGGCCAG CAGACACCGTGGAGATGGTGAGTGAAGTTGAGCCACCTGCCCCTCAAGTTGGTGCCAGGTCCAGTCCGAAGCAGCCTCTGGCAGAGGGGCTACTGACTGCTCTACAGCCCTTCCTGTCTGAGGCCCTGGTCAGCCAAGTCGGGGCCTGCTACCAGTTCAATGTCGTCCTGCCCAGCGGCACCCAGAGCACCTACTTCCTGGACCTCACTACAG GACGAGGAAGAGTGGGACACGGGGTGCCTGATGGCATCCCTGATGTGGTGGTGGAGATGGCTGAGGCAGACCTGCAGGCCCTGCTGTGCAGAGAGCTGCGGCCCCTGGGGGCCTACATGAGCGGACGGCTGAAGGTGAAGGGCGACCTGGCTATGGCCATGAAGCTGGAGGCTGTCCTCAGGGCCCTGAAGTAG
- the STOML1 gene encoding stomatin-like protein 1 isoform X6: MIVFRLGRIRTPQGPGMVLLLPFIDSFQRVDLRTRAFNVPPCKLASKDGAVLSVGADVQFRIWDPVLSVMTVKDLNTATRMTAQNAMTKALLKRPLREIQMEKLKISDQLLLEINDVTRAWGLEVDRVELAVEAVLQPPQDSPAGPNLDSTLQHLALHFLGGSMNSVAGGAPSLGPADTVEMVSEVEPPAPQVGARSSPKQPLAEGLLTALQPFLSEALVSQVGACYQFNVVLPSGTQSTYFLDLTTGRGRVGHGVPDGIPDVVVEMAEADLQALLCRELRPLGAYMSGRLKVKGDLAMAMKLEAVLRALK, translated from the exons ATGATCGTGTTCCGTCTGGGCCGGATCCGCACCCCCCAGGGACCTGGCATGGTTCTGCTCTTGCCCTTCATTGACTCCTTTCAGAGGGTGGATCTGAGGACACGAGCCTTCAACGTCCCTCCCTGCAAG CTGGCCTCTAAGGACGGGGCTGTGCTGTCCGTGGGAGCCGATGTCCAGTTTCGCATCTGGGACCCGGTGCTGTCGGTGATGACTGTGAAAGACCTGAACACAGCCACACGCATGACAGCCCAGAACGCCATGACCAAGGCCCTGCTCAAGAGGCCGCTGCGGGAGATCCAGATGGAGAAGCTCAAGATCAGCGACCAGCTTCTG CTGGAGATCAACGATGTGACCAGGGCCTGGGGGCTGGAGGTAGACCGCGTGGAGCTGGCGGTGGAGGCCGTGCTCCAGCCGCCCCAGGACAGCCCAGCTGGGCCCAACCTGGACAGCACCCTCCAGCACCTGGCCCTGCACTTCCTGGGAGGAAGCATGAACTCAGTGGCAGGAGGTGCCCCATCCCTGGGGCCAG CAGACACCGTGGAGATGGTGAGTGAAGTTGAGCCACCTGCCCCTCAAGTTGGTGCCAGGTCCAGTCCGAAGCAGCCTCTGGCAGAGGGGCTACTGACTGCTCTACAGCCCTTCCTGTCTGAGGCCCTGGTCAGCCAAGTCGGGGCCTGCTACCAGTTCAATGTCGTCCTGCCCAGCGGCACCCAGAGCACCTACTTCCTGGACCTCACTACAG GACGAGGAAGAGTGGGACACGGGGTGCCTGATGGCATCCCTGATGTGGTGGTGGAGATGGCTGAGGCAGACCTGCAGGCCCTGCTGTGCAGAGAGCTGCGGCCCCTGGGGGCCTACATGAGCGGACGGCTGAAGGTGAAGGGCGACCTGGCTATGGCCATGAAGCTGGAGGCTGTCCTCAGGGCCCTGAAGTAG
- the STOML1 gene encoding stomatin-like protein 1 isoform X7 has translation MIVFRLGRIRTPQGPGMVLLLPFIDSFQRVDLRTRAFNVPPCKLASKDGAVLSVGADVQFRIWDPVLSVMTVKDLNTATRMTAQNAMTKALLKRPLREIQMEKLKISDQLLLEINDVTRAWGLEVDRVELAVEAVLQPPQDSPAGPNLDSTLQHLALHFLGGSMNSVAGGAPSLGPDTVEMVSEVEPPAPQVGARSSPKQPLAEGLLTALQPFLSEALVSQVGACYQFNVVLPSGTQSTYFLDLTTGRGRVGHGVPDGIPDVVVEMAEADLQALLCRELRPLGAYMSGRLKVKGDLAMAMKLEAVLRALK, from the exons ATGATCGTGTTCCGTCTGGGCCGGATCCGCACCCCCCAGGGACCTGGCATGGTTCTGCTCTTGCCCTTCATTGACTCCTTTCAGAGGGTGGATCTGAGGACACGAGCCTTCAACGTCCCTCCCTGCAAG CTGGCCTCTAAGGACGGGGCTGTGCTGTCCGTGGGAGCCGATGTCCAGTTTCGCATCTGGGACCCGGTGCTGTCGGTGATGACTGTGAAAGACCTGAACACAGCCACACGCATGACAGCCCAGAACGCCATGACCAAGGCCCTGCTCAAGAGGCCGCTGCGGGAGATCCAGATGGAGAAGCTCAAGATCAGCGACCAGCTTCTG CTGGAGATCAACGATGTGACCAGGGCCTGGGGGCTGGAGGTAGACCGCGTGGAGCTGGCGGTGGAGGCCGTGCTCCAGCCGCCCCAGGACAGCCCAGCTGGGCCCAACCTGGACAGCACCCTCCAGCACCTGGCCCTGCACTTCCTGGGAGGAAGCATGAACTCAGTGGCAGGAGGTGCCCCATCCCTGGGGCCAG ACACCGTGGAGATGGTGAGTGAAGTTGAGCCACCTGCCCCTCAAGTTGGTGCCAGGTCCAGTCCGAAGCAGCCTCTGGCAGAGGGGCTACTGACTGCTCTACAGCCCTTCCTGTCTGAGGCCCTGGTCAGCCAAGTCGGGGCCTGCTACCAGTTCAATGTCGTCCTGCCCAGCGGCACCCAGAGCACCTACTTCCTGGACCTCACTACAG GACGAGGAAGAGTGGGACACGGGGTGCCTGATGGCATCCCTGATGTGGTGGTGGAGATGGCTGAGGCAGACCTGCAGGCCCTGCTGTGCAGAGAGCTGCGGCCCCTGGGGGCCTACATGAGCGGACGGCTGAAGGTGAAGGGCGACCTGGCTATGGCCATGAAGCTGGAGGCTGTCCTCAGGGCCCTGAAGTAG